One part of the Glycine soja cultivar W05 chromosome 11, ASM419377v2, whole genome shotgun sequence genome encodes these proteins:
- the LOC114376444 gene encoding vacuolar cation/proton exchanger 3-like, whose amino-acid sequence MMGSVLEDKIDRHSFHDHHDADDTPLASSSSKVLQQLHSFDFEDTSVVDLRSSSIFNTTRISRSIYVVLIKAKINLLLPFGPLAILLHYLTGHHGWVFFFTLLGITPLAERLGYATEQLAFYTGPTVGGLLNATFGNATEMIISIYALESNMIRVVQQSLLGSILSNMLLVLGCAFFTGGIVHYKKVQVFDKAAAVVNSGLLLMAVMGILFPAVLYFTHSEVHQGKSVLSLSRFSSCIMLLAYASYLFFQLRSQQNVYSPVDEEGDNGENSDEEEEHELTQWEAIIWLAILTAWVSILSGYLVDAIQGASESLNMSVAFISVILLPIVGNAAEHASAIMFAVKDKLDITIGVAIGSSTQISMFVIPFCVVVGWCMGKEMDLNFQLFETATLFITVLVVAFMMQEGTSNYFKGLMLILCYLIVAASFFVHVDPKSGDD is encoded by the exons ATGATGGGTTCCGTTCTAGAGGACAAGATAGACCGTCATAGTTTTCACGACCACCACGACGCCGACGATACTCCCTTAGCATCTTCCTCTTCTAAAGTCCTCCAACAATTACACAGCTTCGATTTTGAGGACACAAGCGTTGTAGATTTGCGGAGCTCATCCATCTTTAACACAACACGTATCAGCAGGAGTATATACGTCGTCTTAATTAAAGCCAAGATCAACCTCTTGCTTCCCTTTGGTCCATTGGCCATTCTCCTACATTATCTAACTGGACACCAT gGATGGGTCTTTTTCTTCACCTTATTGGGGATTACTCCTTTGGCAGAACGCCTCGGTTATGCTACCGA GCAGCTTGCCTTCTACACAGGACCCACAG TTGGGGGTCTGCTTAATGCCACATTCGGCAATGCAACTGAAATGATTATATCAATTTATGCATTGGAAAGCAATATGATAAGGGTTGTTCAGCAATCTTTACTCGGTTCAATCTTGTCAAATATGCTTCTAGTTCTTGGCTGTGCATTCTTTACTGGTGGCATTGTCCACTACAAAAAAGTGCAGGTTTTTGATAAG GCAGCTGCTGTTGTCAATTCTGGGTTACTCTTGATGGCTGTAATGGGAATACTATTTCCTGCTGTGCTTTACTTTACTCACTCCGAAGTTCATCAAGGGAAGTCAGTCTTATCTCTTTCAAGATTTAGCAGCTGCATAATGCTACTGGCCTATGCAAGCTACCTTTTCTTTCAACTTAGAAGTCAGCAAAATGTTTATAGTCCAGTTGACGAG GAAGGAGATAATGGTGAAAATTCTGATGAGGAGGAAGAACATGAATTAACTCAATGGGAGGCAATAATCTGGCTTGCTATCTTGACAGCATGGGTATCTATATTGTCTGGATACCTTGTAGACGCCATACAG GGAGCATCTGAGTCATTGAATATGTCAGTGGCTTTTATTTCTGTCATCTTGCTTCCAATTGTAGGCAATGCTGCAGAACATGCCAGTGCTATCATGTTTGCCGTGAAGGACAAGCTT GATATCACTATTGGAGTTGCTATTGGATCGTCTACACAGATATCTATGTTTGTG ATCCCTTTCTGTGTAGTTGTTGGATGGTGCATGGGAAAAGAAATGGACTTGAATTTTCAACTATTCGAGACTGCCACGCTTTTTATCACTGTGTTAGTAGTTGCATTTATGATGCAG GAAGGAacctcaaattattttaaagggTTGATGCTTATTCTATGCTATCTAATAGTTGCTGCCAGTTTTTTCGTACATGTAGACCCTAAAAGTG GTGATGACTAA
- the LOC114374605 gene encoding D-3-phosphoglycerate dehydrogenase 2, chloroplastic-like has product MACTKATFTFSQYCSDRCSSSSRRRRASAVSFFNGNSVMRLSSHRGALLTNNVLETSKSKDKSSSNNNIILVSEKLGEAGLKVLREWGDVECAYDLSPEELCSKISCCDALIVRSATKVTREVFQASKGRLKVVGRAGVGIDNVDLQAATEFGCIVVNAPTSNTVAAAELAIAHLAAMARNVARADASMKASKWERNKYVGVSMVGKTVAIMGFGKVGYEVARRAKAALGMNVVAHDPYASADRASAIGVHLVSFDEAISNADFISLHMPLIPSTHKIFNHTSFAKMKRGARIINVARGGVIDEDDLVRALDDGTVAEAALDVFTEEPPAKDSKLVKHEKVTVTPHLGGSTKEAQEGVAIEIAEAVMGALKGELSARAVNAPAVPTELVAELAPYVVLAEKLGRVAVQLVSESRDVKVVYRSADLDTRLLRAMIIKGLIEPTSNSAINLVNADFIAKEKGVRISEEIIAGVELIDSIQLQISNVISIEGKVKYGSPHLTRVGSFDVDVSLEGNLILYRQVDQPGMIGRVGTILGQHNINVSFMSLGRTCRRKMAIVAIGVDEEPSKEALQHIGSLPAIQDFVFLKL; this is encoded by the coding sequence atggCGTGTACCAAAGCGACCTTCACCTTTTCACAGTACTGTAGCGACAggtgcagcagcagcagcagaagaagaagagcCTCTGCTGTTTCATTCTTCAACGGCAATTCGGTCATGAGGCTCTCCTCTCATCGCGGCGCCTTGCTTACGAACAATGTTTTGGAGACGTCCAAGTCTAAGGACAAGAGCAGCAgcaacaataatattatattggTGAGCGAGAAACTTGGTGAAGCAGGGCTTAAAGTGCTACGCGAATGGGGCGACGTTGAATGCGCGTATGATCTCTCACCCGAGGAGCTCTGCTCAAAGATCTCATGTTGCGACGCTTTAATCGTGAGGAGCGCCACCAAGGTCACAAGAGAGGTCTTCCAAGCTTCCAAAGGAAGATTAAAGGTTGTGGGAAGAGCTGGTGTAGGCATTGACAACGTGGACCTCCAGGCTGCCACCGAGTTTGGTTGCATCGTCGTCAACGCACCCACCTCCAACACTGTCGCTGCTGCAGAGCTTGCCATCGCGCACCTTGCTGCCATGGCAAGAAACGTTGCCAGGGCTGATGCCTCCATGAAAGCTTCCAAGTGGGAGAGAAACAAGTACGTTGGTGTTTCTATGGTTGGGAAGACAGTGGCGATAATGGGATTTGGAAAAGTGGGATATGAAGTGGCGCGGCGTGCAAAAGCAGCGTTGGGAATGAACGTGGTTGCGCATGATCCCTATGCCTCTGCGGACAGAGCGAGTGCTATTGGGGTCCATCTTGTGTCCTTCGATGAGGCCATCTCCAACGCGGATTTCATCTCTCTCCACATGCCACTCATTCCTTCCACCCACAAGATATTCAACCACACTAGTTTCGCAAAGATGAAGAGAGGAGCGCGCATCATCAACGTCGCGAGAGGCGGAGTGATCGACGAAGATGACTTGGTAAGAGCCCTGGACGATGGAACAGTTGCTGAGGCAGCACTTGATGTGTTCACGGAGGAGCCCCCGGCCAAAGATAGTAAGTTAGTGAAGCACGAGAAAGTGACGGTAACACCTCACCTTGGAGGAAGCACAAAAGAGGCACAGGAGGGTGTGGCCATTGAAATAGCAGAGGCTGTAATGGGAGCATTGAAGGGGGAGCTTTCAGCCAGAGCGGTGAATGCTCCAGCGGTTCCAACCGAGCTGGTCGCAGAACTGGCTCCATATGTCGTGCTGGCAGAGAAGCTGGGGCGGGTAGCTGTGCAGTTGGTATCAGAATCAAGAGATGTGAAGGTGGTTTATCGATCAGCTGATTTGGACACTAGACTTTTGCGAGCCATGATCATAAAAGGCCTCATTGAACCCACGTCCAATTCAGCCATCAACTTGGTAAATGCTGACTTCATTGCCAAGGAGAAGGGGGTTCGCATAAGCGAGGAAATAATAGCTGGCGTGGAACTAATTGATTCAATCCAGCTACAGATATCAAATGTAATTAGCATAGAGGGAAAAGTCAAGTACGGTAGCCCCCACCTCACACGTGTGGGCTCCTTTGATGTCGATGTGAGCTTAGAGGGGAACCTTATACTGTACCGGCAGGTGGATCAGCCAGGTATGATTGGGCGCGTTGGAACTATACTGGGTCAGCACAACATCAATGTTAGCTTTATGAGTTTGGGAAGGACATGTCGGAGAAAGATGGCTATTGTGGCTATTGGTGTCGATGAAGAACCAagcaaggaagctcttcaacataTAGGATCGCTTCCTGCTATCCAAGACTTTGTCTTTCTCAAACTCTAG
- the LOC114377469 gene encoding protein MANNAN SYNTHESIS-RELATED 1-like isoform X1 — translation MGLDLRQVVAAVLTLTMFVMLGNMIKRDHFDNSLQEKLPGGSEDANFETAKFDATHVRKNIGLWKGDADGLKPCWVKPSADDVEQTQGFVTFALTNGPEYHISQIADAVIVARSLGATLVIPDIRGSQPGDKWNFEDIYDVDVFMKSMEGVVRVAKDLPTHISTRNIAAVKVPNRVKEDYIAEHVEPIYRTKGSIRLATYFPSINMRKAGKKGDTDSVACLAMFGSLELQPEMHEVVDSMVERLRTLSRNSDGQFIAVDLRVDMLNKKGCQNSDIEKSCYNAQEIAVFFRQIGFDKDTTVYVTESRWDSSLDSLKDLFPKTYTKEAIMPADKKKRFLDSEFEKVIDFYVSAESDVFVPAISGLFYANVVGKRIGSGKTRILVPAPSASASNFLSPYVSNKNHFAYSCYC, via the exons ATGGGATTGGATTTGAGACAAGTGGTGGCAGCTGTCCTCACCCTCACGATGTTTGTCATGCTTGGAAATATGATCAAAAGAGACCACTTTGATAATTCACTTCAA GAAAAGCTTCCAGGAGGATCGGAGGATGCCAACTTTGAGACTGCTAAGTTTGATGCTACTCATGTAAGAAAGAATATAGGGCTTTGGAAGGGAGATGCGGATGGCCTAAAACCGTGTTGGGTTAAGCCATCTGCTG ATGATGTGGAACAGACCCAAGGATTTGTTACTTTTGCGTTAACCAATGGCCCAGAGTACCATATTTCTCAG ATAGCAGATGCAGTGATTGTTGCTAGAAGTCTGGGGGCAACACTTGTCATACCTGACATCAGAGGAAGCCAACCTGGTGACAAGTG GAATTTTGAGGATATTTATGATGTTGATGTGTTCATGAAAAGCATGGAAGGGGTGGTCAGAGTGGCAAAGGATCTTCCTACTCATATATCAACACGGAATATTGCTGCTGTGAAAGTCCCTAATCGGGTTAAAGAAGATTACATAGCTGAACATGTGGAGCCAATATACAGAACAAAGGGAAGTATAAGACTTGCAACTTACTTCCCTTCAATAAACATGAGAAAGGCAGGGAAAAAAGGTGACACTGATTCTGTTGCATGCTTAGCAATGTTTGGAAGTTTAGAGTTGCAGCCAGAAATGCATGAAGTGGTTGATTCAATGGTTGAAAGACTAAGAACTTTAAGCCGAAATTCAGACGGGCAATTCATAGCTGTGGACTTGAGGGTTGATATGTTGAATAAGAAGGGCTGCCAAAATAGTGATATTGAGAAAAGCTGCTACAATGCACAAGAGATTGCTGTGTTTTTTAGGCAGATTGGTTTTGACAAGGATACCACAGTTTATGTGACTGAATCAAGGTGGGATAGCAGCCTTGATTCTCTCAAGGATTTGTTTCCTAAGACTTATACAAAG GAAGCCATCATGCCGGCAGATAAGAAGAAAAGGTTCCTAGATTCTGAATTTGAGAAAGTGATTGACTTTTATGTAAGTGCAGAAAGTGATGTGTTCGTACCAGCAATTTCAGGTCTGTTTTATGCCAATGTAGTTGGAAAGAGAATAGGTTCCGGAAAAACACGCATACTGGTTCCAGCTCCATCTGCTTCTGCCTCCAATTTCCTCTCTCCTTATGTCTCCAACAAAAACCACTTTGCTTATTCTTGTTACTGTTAG
- the LOC114377469 gene encoding protein MANNAN SYNTHESIS-RELATED 1-like isoform X2: MGLDLRQVVAAVLTLTMFVMLGNMIKRDHFDNSLQLPGGSEDANFETAKFDATHVRKNIGLWKGDADGLKPCWVKPSADDVEQTQGFVTFALTNGPEYHISQIADAVIVARSLGATLVIPDIRGSQPGDKWNFEDIYDVDVFMKSMEGVVRVAKDLPTHISTRNIAAVKVPNRVKEDYIAEHVEPIYRTKGSIRLATYFPSINMRKAGKKGDTDSVACLAMFGSLELQPEMHEVVDSMVERLRTLSRNSDGQFIAVDLRVDMLNKKGCQNSDIEKSCYNAQEIAVFFRQIGFDKDTTVYVTESRWDSSLDSLKDLFPKTYTKEAIMPADKKKRFLDSEFEKVIDFYVSAESDVFVPAISGLFYANVVGKRIGSGKTRILVPAPSASASNFLSPYVSNKNHFAYSCYC; this comes from the exons ATGGGATTGGATTTGAGACAAGTGGTGGCAGCTGTCCTCACCCTCACGATGTTTGTCATGCTTGGAAATATGATCAAAAGAGACCACTTTGATAATTCACTTCAA CTTCCAGGAGGATCGGAGGATGCCAACTTTGAGACTGCTAAGTTTGATGCTACTCATGTAAGAAAGAATATAGGGCTTTGGAAGGGAGATGCGGATGGCCTAAAACCGTGTTGGGTTAAGCCATCTGCTG ATGATGTGGAACAGACCCAAGGATTTGTTACTTTTGCGTTAACCAATGGCCCAGAGTACCATATTTCTCAG ATAGCAGATGCAGTGATTGTTGCTAGAAGTCTGGGGGCAACACTTGTCATACCTGACATCAGAGGAAGCCAACCTGGTGACAAGTG GAATTTTGAGGATATTTATGATGTTGATGTGTTCATGAAAAGCATGGAAGGGGTGGTCAGAGTGGCAAAGGATCTTCCTACTCATATATCAACACGGAATATTGCTGCTGTGAAAGTCCCTAATCGGGTTAAAGAAGATTACATAGCTGAACATGTGGAGCCAATATACAGAACAAAGGGAAGTATAAGACTTGCAACTTACTTCCCTTCAATAAACATGAGAAAGGCAGGGAAAAAAGGTGACACTGATTCTGTTGCATGCTTAGCAATGTTTGGAAGTTTAGAGTTGCAGCCAGAAATGCATGAAGTGGTTGATTCAATGGTTGAAAGACTAAGAACTTTAAGCCGAAATTCAGACGGGCAATTCATAGCTGTGGACTTGAGGGTTGATATGTTGAATAAGAAGGGCTGCCAAAATAGTGATATTGAGAAAAGCTGCTACAATGCACAAGAGATTGCTGTGTTTTTTAGGCAGATTGGTTTTGACAAGGATACCACAGTTTATGTGACTGAATCAAGGTGGGATAGCAGCCTTGATTCTCTCAAGGATTTGTTTCCTAAGACTTATACAAAG GAAGCCATCATGCCGGCAGATAAGAAGAAAAGGTTCCTAGATTCTGAATTTGAGAAAGTGATTGACTTTTATGTAAGTGCAGAAAGTGATGTGTTCGTACCAGCAATTTCAGGTCTGTTTTATGCCAATGTAGTTGGAAAGAGAATAGGTTCCGGAAAAACACGCATACTGGTTCCAGCTCCATCTGCTTCTGCCTCCAATTTCCTCTCTCCTTATGTCTCCAACAAAAACCACTTTGCTTATTCTTGTTACTGTTAG